AACGTCTGCCATGACGGTTACGGGGCTTGTGGTGGTCGATACAGGAACAGCTTTTACAACCTTCGGAGAAATCGTCATTATGGCTTTAATCCAGCTTGGCGGGCTCGGGATTATGACATTTGCTGTATTTATCTATCTCGCTCTTGGGAGAAAGATTGGCATCCGGGAGCGTTTGTTAATTAAACAAGCCCTGAATCAGAATACGCTTGGGGGAGTCATTGCTCTTGCGAAGAGGTTGCTAATTTTTAGTTTGGTCGTTGAGGCGATGGCAGTTGTCTTCTTGACTCTTGAATGGGGGGCGGATTTAGGCTGGGGAAGAGCGCTTTATGCGAGTGTCTTTCATGCGATCTCGGCTTTTAACAATGCAGGCTTCTCAATCTGGTCCGATAGTTTATCTGGCTACGTCGGAGACCCGGTTGTGAACCTTGTTATCACGATTTTATTTATCATCGGTGGGATTGGGTTTACGGTTGTGTTTGACATGTGGAAAAGCAAAGACTTCAGCCAGCTCTCCCTTCATTCAAAGCTTATGATTCTTGGGACCATTGGGATTAACGTGATCAGCTTTTTCATGATCTTTGTGCTGGAGTACAACAACCCAAACACGCTCGCATCTATGTCGACTCCGGATCAGATCCAAGCATCGTATTTCCAAGCGGTGACGCCAAGAACAGCTGGGTTTAACACGCTTGATATCGGTTCAATGGAACACGCCTCCCTCTTTTATATGATTATCCTTATGTTTATAGGAGGAGGAAGTGCGTCAACGGCCGGGGGGATCAAGCTTACAACAGCCCTCTTAATCGTGCTCGCTACGTTCACGTTTTATAAGCAGCGCGAGGAAGTGGTTACGTTTAAACGCAGTCTTCCTTATCCGTTAATTTTACGAGCTCTGTCCCTTGCGATGGGAAGTGTGGTTGTCGTTCTTGTTGCGATTTTTATTTTAAATTTAACAGAAGACGCACCGTTTTTGGACATCGTGTTTGAAGGCGTCTCGGCCTTTGGGACCGTAGGGTTATCGATGGGTCTAACGGGCAGCCTGACGACTATTGGCAAGGTAACCATCATCCTCACGATGCTTATAGGGAAATTAGGGCCGCTTACGTTCGCTTTTGCTTTCGCGAGGCACCGTACGGACCGGGTAAAATATCCAAAAGAAGACGTGTTAACAGGGTGAGAGAAACATAGTCCTTGACCAACGATACGCATATTGGTACCATTACATTTATTCAAAAGAATAGTGGCCGTGAAGGTTATGGGTAACACTATAACTGGAGCCAATCCTGGAGAGATCGCGTAAAGCGGCGCCGAAGGGTTCATGATCTCAGGCAACCGGACAGGAACGAACTTACATACAGAATACATGTATGGGTACGTTTGTCTGAGATCGGCGAGAGCTGATCTCTTTTTTTGTTCACAGAAAATATAGGTAGAGGTGGATCATCATGGAAAAACGTAAAGCAGTAGTAAGCGTCATCGGAAAAGACCAGGTCGGAATTATCGCGAACGTGACAAACGTGCTCGCAGAATATAAATTGAACGTGCTTGATATCAGCCAAACGATCGTTGAAGAATACTTCACGATGATCATGATTATCGATGTGAAAGAAGCGCATGATTTAGATGCGATCCGAAAAGTACTACAAGAAACTGGCGAGAACTTAGGCGTGCAAATTAGTCTGCAGCTAGAAGAAGTCTTCCAGTCTATGCACCGCATTTAAGGAGGTCTCCCCGTGAATATTGCATTTAATGAAATAACAGAAACCATCCGCATGGTCCAAATGGAGAATCTTGATATCCGCACCGTTACAATCGGAATCAGTCTCCGTGACTGTGCTGACTCAGATATTGAGAAGCTAAAAGAAAATGTCTACAACAAAATTACGACATACGCAAAAGACTTAACAACCGTCGCAGAACAAGTCGAAAAAGAATACGGCGTACCGATTATTAACAAACGAATCTCAATCACACCCGTTTCAGAAATCCTTGGGAAAGCAACCGTTTCTGAAGCCGTAGAAGTTGCAAAAACCTTAGACCAGGCAGCCAAAGACCTCGGCGTTGATTTCATCGGAGGCTATTCCGCTCTCACTCATAAAGGGGTCACAAAAGGCGACCAAACGCTAATCGATTCTCTTCCTGAAGCGTTAAGCGTCACAGAACGCGTTTGTGGTTCCGTATCCGTTGCGACGACTCGAACTGGCATCAATATGGACGTTGTAAAACAAATGGGCCACGTGATTAGTGAAGCAGCAGAACGCACGAAGGATCAAAACGGAATTGCCTGCGCGAAACTTGTTGTGTTCAGTAACCCAGTTGAGGACAATCCGTTTATGGCCGGCGCTTTCCACGGAACTGGGGAAGGCGAAGCAGTCTTAAACGTTGGCGTAAGTGGACCTGGAGTTGTACTGAG
The nucleotide sequence above comes from Pontibacillus chungwhensis. Encoded proteins:
- a CDS encoding ACT domain-containing protein; translation: MEKRKAVVSVIGKDQVGIIANVTNVLAEYKLNVLDISQTIVEEYFTMIMIIDVKEAHDLDAIRKVLQETGENLGVQISLQLEEVFQSMHRI
- a CDS encoding PFL family protein, with the translated sequence MNIAFNEITETIRMVQMENLDIRTVTIGISLRDCADSDIEKLKENVYNKITTYAKDLTTVAEQVEKEYGVPIINKRISITPVSEILGKATVSEAVEVAKTLDQAAKDLGVDFIGGYSALTHKGVTKGDQTLIDSLPEALSVTERVCGSVSVATTRTGINMDVVKQMGHVISEAAERTKDQNGIACAKLVVFSNPVEDNPFMAGAFHGTGEGEAVLNVGVSGPGVVLSALKRYPEADLGEVSEVIKNTVFKITRAGELVGRQVAERIGVPFGILDLSLAPTNALNDSVARILEEIGVERVGTHGTIAALALMNDAVKKGGAMASSYVGGLSGAFIPVSEDEGMIEGVMEGSLSLSKLEAMTCVCSVGLDMIALTGDASPATLSGIIADEAAIGMINKKTTAVRVIPVPGKEEGEMVEFGGLLGRAPVMGVNPYSSEGFVNRGGRIPAPLQSLIN
- a CDS encoding TrkH family potassium uptake protein → MEWNPPQILISTFLALILVGTFILLLPISTTEGISFVDALFTSTSAMTVTGLVVVDTGTAFTTFGEIVIMALIQLGGLGIMTFAVFIYLALGRKIGIRERLLIKQALNQNTLGGVIALAKRLLIFSLVVEAMAVVFLTLEWGADLGWGRALYASVFHAISAFNNAGFSIWSDSLSGYVGDPVVNLVITILFIIGGIGFTVVFDMWKSKDFSQLSLHSKLMILGTIGINVISFFMIFVLEYNNPNTLASMSTPDQIQASYFQAVTPRTAGFNTLDIGSMEHASLFYMIILMFIGGGSASTAGGIKLTTALLIVLATFTFYKQREEVVTFKRSLPYPLILRALSLAMGSVVVVLVAIFILNLTEDAPFLDIVFEGVSAFGTVGLSMGLTGSLTTIGKVTIILTMLIGKLGPLTFAFAFARHRTDRVKYPKEDVLTG